From Pangasianodon hypophthalmus isolate fPanHyp1 chromosome 30, fPanHyp1.pri, whole genome shotgun sequence, a single genomic window includes:
- the si:ch211-243j20.2 gene encoding uridine-cytidine kinase-like 1 isoform X1: MTWPPLVPMRDENMAVSVSQADVHMHQKEDGDEVEQRASRSDRRRMCVVNPLSRGIFGLHFSGSGEDSLDGLLRRACPLTPSMSPRKRTTSQSKTEPPLLRTNKRTIYTAGRPPWYNVTGTTFKEAFVIGLCGGSASGKTTVANKIIEALDVPWVVLLSMDSFYKVLSKEEQELAARNEYNFDHPDAFDFELLITVLRKLKKGKSIKVPVYDFTTHSRRKEWKTVYGANVVIFEGILAFANKELLKLLDMKVFVDTDSDIRLVRRLKRDISDRGRDITGVIKQYNKFVKPAFEQYIEPTVQVADIVVPRGGENFVALELIVQHVHSQLEKRKLRWDISALASAHQGQPLPKTLSVMESTPQVRGMHTIIRNRETNRDEFIFYSKRLMRLLIEHALSFLPLKPVSVETPQGTIYEGKRLSGKRITGVSILRAGETMEQALMAVCKDIRLGKILIQTNHDTGEPELHYLRLPKDISEDYVILMDSTVSTGAAALMAIRVLLDHDVEEDKIFLLSLLMAEMGVHSVAYAFPKVRIITTAVDKKVNDEFHIIPGIGNFGDRYFGTDAPSDWYESEEGMDY; this comes from the exons ATGACGTGGCCCCCACTTGTGCCCATGCGAGATGAAAACATGGCAGTGTCAGTGAGCCAGGCTGATGTCCACATGCACCAGAAGGAAGATGGAGACGAGGTGGAGCAGCGTGCTTCCAGATCAGACAG aagaagaaTGTGTGTTGTTAATCCACTCAGCAGAGGTATTTTTGGTCTACACTTTAGTGGCAGCGGTGAGGATTCTCTTGATGGCCTTTTGAGGCGCGCATGCCCTTTGACCCCATCAATGTCTCCACGAAAGAGGACCACAAGTCAGAGTAAAACAGAGCCACCTCTCCTAAGGACCAACAAAAGGACAATCTACACAGCGGGACGTCCACCCTGGTACAACGTCACAGGGACCACCTTTAAAGAGGCTTTTGTTATAG GTCTGTGTGGTGGCAGCGCCTCCGGGAAAACCACAGTGGCCAATAAGATCATTGAGGCTCTGGATGTTCCGTGGGTCGTCCTGCTGTCGATGGACTCTTTCTACAAG GTATTGAGCAAAGAGGAGCAGGAGCTCGCAGCCAGGAATGAGTACAACTTTGATCATCCAGATGCTTTTGACTTTGAGTTGCTTATAACAGTCCTGAGGAAACTGAAGAAGGGCAAAAGCATCAAAGTGCCTGTCTATGACTTCACCACACACTCCCGTCGCAAAGAatgg AAAACTGTCTATGGGGCCAATGTTGTAATATTTGAGGGAATCTTGGCGTTTGCAAATAAGGAACTTCTGAAG CTGTTGGACATGAAAGTGTTTGTGGACACTGACTCAGACATTCGGCTTGTCAGGCGACTGAAAAGGGATATTTCAGACCGAGGTCGTGACATTACAGGTGTTATCAAGCAGTACAACAAGTTTGTGAAACCTGCGTTTGAGCAATACATCGAGCCCACGGTCCAGGTCGCAGATATTGTGGTTCCAAGAG GTGGAGAAAACTTTGTAGCTCTGGAGTTGATTGTGCAGCATGTCCATAGTCAGCTTGAAAAG AGGAAACTCCGCTGGGATAT ATCTGCCTTGGCTTCAGCACATCAGGGTCAGCCTTTACCCAAGACCCTCAGCGTGATGGAGAGCACACCACAGGTGCGAGGAATGCACACCATCATCAG GAACAGGGAGACTAACCGAGATGAGTTTATTTTCTACTCGAAGAGATTGATGAGGCTCCTCATTGAGCACGCCCTCTCCTTCTTACCACTGAAG CCAGTGTCTGTTGAAACGCCCCAAGGGACAATATACGAGGGGAAAAGACTCAGTGGGAAAAGG atcacTGGAGTGTCCATTCTGCGTGCAGGGGAGACAATGGAGCAGGCCTTGATGGCAGTGTGTAAAGACATTCGACTGGGAAAAATTCTTATCCAGACCAACCATGACACTGGGGAGCCGGAG CTCCACTACCTGCGCTTGCCGAAGGACATCAGTGAGGACTACGTGATTCTGATGGACAGCACCGTGTCCACAGGGGCAGCTGCTCTCATGGCTATTCGAGTTTTACTT GACCATGATGTCGAGGAGGATAAGATCTTCCTGCTGTCCCTGCTGATGGCTGAGATGGGCGTTCACTCCGTAGCCTACGCCTTTCCCAAGGTGCGCATCATCACCACCGCCGTGGACAAGAAGGTCAACGATGAGTTTCACATCATCCCAGGCATTG GAAACTTCGGGGACCGTTATTTTGGAACAGATGCTCCTTCAGACTGGTACGAAAGTGAAGAAGGGATGGACTACTGA
- the si:ch211-243j20.2 gene encoding uridine-cytidine kinase-like 1 isoform X2, giving the protein MTWPPLVPMRDENMAVSVSQADVHMHQKEDGDEVEQRASRSDRRRMCVVNPLSRGIFGLHFSGSGEDSLDGLLRRACPLTPSMSPRKRTTSQSKTEPPLLRTNKRTIYTAGRPPWYNVTGTTFKEAFVIGLCGGSASGKTTVANKIIEALDVPWVVLLSMDSFYKVLSKEEQELAARNEYNFDHPDAFDFELLITVLRKLKKGKSIKVPVYDFTTHSRRKEWKTVYGANVVIFEGILAFANKELLKLLDMKVFVDTDSDIRLVRRLKRDISDRGRDITGVIKQYNKFVKPAFEQYIEPTVQVADIVVPRGGENFVALELIVQHVHSQLEKREITVRSALASAHQGQPLPKTLSVMESTPQVRGMHTIIRNRETNRDEFIFYSKRLMRLLIEHALSFLPLKPVSVETPQGTIYEGKRLSGKRITGVSILRAGETMEQALMAVCKDIRLGKILIQTNHDTGEPELHYLRLPKDISEDYVILMDSTVSTGAAALMAIRVLLDHDVEEDKIFLLSLLMAEMGVHSVAYAFPKVRIITTAVDKKVNDEFHIIPGIGNFGDRYFGTDAPSDWYESEEGMDY; this is encoded by the exons ATGACGTGGCCCCCACTTGTGCCCATGCGAGATGAAAACATGGCAGTGTCAGTGAGCCAGGCTGATGTCCACATGCACCAGAAGGAAGATGGAGACGAGGTGGAGCAGCGTGCTTCCAGATCAGACAG aagaagaaTGTGTGTTGTTAATCCACTCAGCAGAGGTATTTTTGGTCTACACTTTAGTGGCAGCGGTGAGGATTCTCTTGATGGCCTTTTGAGGCGCGCATGCCCTTTGACCCCATCAATGTCTCCACGAAAGAGGACCACAAGTCAGAGTAAAACAGAGCCACCTCTCCTAAGGACCAACAAAAGGACAATCTACACAGCGGGACGTCCACCCTGGTACAACGTCACAGGGACCACCTTTAAAGAGGCTTTTGTTATAG GTCTGTGTGGTGGCAGCGCCTCCGGGAAAACCACAGTGGCCAATAAGATCATTGAGGCTCTGGATGTTCCGTGGGTCGTCCTGCTGTCGATGGACTCTTTCTACAAG GTATTGAGCAAAGAGGAGCAGGAGCTCGCAGCCAGGAATGAGTACAACTTTGATCATCCAGATGCTTTTGACTTTGAGTTGCTTATAACAGTCCTGAGGAAACTGAAGAAGGGCAAAAGCATCAAAGTGCCTGTCTATGACTTCACCACACACTCCCGTCGCAAAGAatgg AAAACTGTCTATGGGGCCAATGTTGTAATATTTGAGGGAATCTTGGCGTTTGCAAATAAGGAACTTCTGAAG CTGTTGGACATGAAAGTGTTTGTGGACACTGACTCAGACATTCGGCTTGTCAGGCGACTGAAAAGGGATATTTCAGACCGAGGTCGTGACATTACAGGTGTTATCAAGCAGTACAACAAGTTTGTGAAACCTGCGTTTGAGCAATACATCGAGCCCACGGTCCAGGTCGCAGATATTGTGGTTCCAAGAG GTGGAGAAAACTTTGTAGCTCTGGAGTTGATTGTGCAGCATGTCCATAGTCAGCTTGAAAAG CGTGAAATCACAGTGAG ATCTGCCTTGGCTTCAGCACATCAGGGTCAGCCTTTACCCAAGACCCTCAGCGTGATGGAGAGCACACCACAGGTGCGAGGAATGCACACCATCATCAG GAACAGGGAGACTAACCGAGATGAGTTTATTTTCTACTCGAAGAGATTGATGAGGCTCCTCATTGAGCACGCCCTCTCCTTCTTACCACTGAAG CCAGTGTCTGTTGAAACGCCCCAAGGGACAATATACGAGGGGAAAAGACTCAGTGGGAAAAGG atcacTGGAGTGTCCATTCTGCGTGCAGGGGAGACAATGGAGCAGGCCTTGATGGCAGTGTGTAAAGACATTCGACTGGGAAAAATTCTTATCCAGACCAACCATGACACTGGGGAGCCGGAG CTCCACTACCTGCGCTTGCCGAAGGACATCAGTGAGGACTACGTGATTCTGATGGACAGCACCGTGTCCACAGGGGCAGCTGCTCTCATGGCTATTCGAGTTTTACTT GACCATGATGTCGAGGAGGATAAGATCTTCCTGCTGTCCCTGCTGATGGCTGAGATGGGCGTTCACTCCGTAGCCTACGCCTTTCCCAAGGTGCGCATCATCACCACCGCCGTGGACAAGAAGGTCAACGATGAGTTTCACATCATCCCAGGCATTG GAAACTTCGGGGACCGTTATTTTGGAACAGATGCTCCTTCAGACTGGTACGAAAGTGAAGAAGGGATGGACTACTGA
- the si:ch211-243j20.2 gene encoding uridine-cytidine kinase-like 1 isoform X3 yields the protein MTWPPLVPMRDENMAVSVSQADVHMHQKEDGDEVEQRASRSDSGSGEDSLDGLLRRACPLTPSMSPRKRTTSQSKTEPPLLRTNKRTIYTAGRPPWYNVTGTTFKEAFVIGLCGGSASGKTTVANKIIEALDVPWVVLLSMDSFYKVLSKEEQELAARNEYNFDHPDAFDFELLITVLRKLKKGKSIKVPVYDFTTHSRRKEWKTVYGANVVIFEGILAFANKELLKLLDMKVFVDTDSDIRLVRRLKRDISDRGRDITGVIKQYNKFVKPAFEQYIEPTVQVADIVVPRGGENFVALELIVQHVHSQLEKRKLRWDISALASAHQGQPLPKTLSVMESTPQVRGMHTIIRNRETNRDEFIFYSKRLMRLLIEHALSFLPLKPVSVETPQGTIYEGKRLSGKRITGVSILRAGETMEQALMAVCKDIRLGKILIQTNHDTGEPELHYLRLPKDISEDYVILMDSTVSTGAAALMAIRVLLDHDVEEDKIFLLSLLMAEMGVHSVAYAFPKVRIITTAVDKKVNDEFHIIPGIGNFGDRYFGTDAPSDWYESEEGMDY from the exons ATGACGTGGCCCCCACTTGTGCCCATGCGAGATGAAAACATGGCAGTGTCAGTGAGCCAGGCTGATGTCCACATGCACCAGAAGGAAGATGGAGACGAGGTGGAGCAGCGTGCTTCCAGATCAGACAG TGGCAGCGGTGAGGATTCTCTTGATGGCCTTTTGAGGCGCGCATGCCCTTTGACCCCATCAATGTCTCCACGAAAGAGGACCACAAGTCAGAGTAAAACAGAGCCACCTCTCCTAAGGACCAACAAAAGGACAATCTACACAGCGGGACGTCCACCCTGGTACAACGTCACAGGGACCACCTTTAAAGAGGCTTTTGTTATAG GTCTGTGTGGTGGCAGCGCCTCCGGGAAAACCACAGTGGCCAATAAGATCATTGAGGCTCTGGATGTTCCGTGGGTCGTCCTGCTGTCGATGGACTCTTTCTACAAG GTATTGAGCAAAGAGGAGCAGGAGCTCGCAGCCAGGAATGAGTACAACTTTGATCATCCAGATGCTTTTGACTTTGAGTTGCTTATAACAGTCCTGAGGAAACTGAAGAAGGGCAAAAGCATCAAAGTGCCTGTCTATGACTTCACCACACACTCCCGTCGCAAAGAatgg AAAACTGTCTATGGGGCCAATGTTGTAATATTTGAGGGAATCTTGGCGTTTGCAAATAAGGAACTTCTGAAG CTGTTGGACATGAAAGTGTTTGTGGACACTGACTCAGACATTCGGCTTGTCAGGCGACTGAAAAGGGATATTTCAGACCGAGGTCGTGACATTACAGGTGTTATCAAGCAGTACAACAAGTTTGTGAAACCTGCGTTTGAGCAATACATCGAGCCCACGGTCCAGGTCGCAGATATTGTGGTTCCAAGAG GTGGAGAAAACTTTGTAGCTCTGGAGTTGATTGTGCAGCATGTCCATAGTCAGCTTGAAAAG AGGAAACTCCGCTGGGATAT ATCTGCCTTGGCTTCAGCACATCAGGGTCAGCCTTTACCCAAGACCCTCAGCGTGATGGAGAGCACACCACAGGTGCGAGGAATGCACACCATCATCAG GAACAGGGAGACTAACCGAGATGAGTTTATTTTCTACTCGAAGAGATTGATGAGGCTCCTCATTGAGCACGCCCTCTCCTTCTTACCACTGAAG CCAGTGTCTGTTGAAACGCCCCAAGGGACAATATACGAGGGGAAAAGACTCAGTGGGAAAAGG atcacTGGAGTGTCCATTCTGCGTGCAGGGGAGACAATGGAGCAGGCCTTGATGGCAGTGTGTAAAGACATTCGACTGGGAAAAATTCTTATCCAGACCAACCATGACACTGGGGAGCCGGAG CTCCACTACCTGCGCTTGCCGAAGGACATCAGTGAGGACTACGTGATTCTGATGGACAGCACCGTGTCCACAGGGGCAGCTGCTCTCATGGCTATTCGAGTTTTACTT GACCATGATGTCGAGGAGGATAAGATCTTCCTGCTGTCCCTGCTGATGGCTGAGATGGGCGTTCACTCCGTAGCCTACGCCTTTCCCAAGGTGCGCATCATCACCACCGCCGTGGACAAGAAGGTCAACGATGAGTTTCACATCATCCCAGGCATTG GAAACTTCGGGGACCGTTATTTTGGAACAGATGCTCCTTCAGACTGGTACGAAAGTGAAGAAGGGATGGACTACTGA
- the si:ch211-243j20.2 gene encoding uridine-cytidine kinase-like 1 isoform X4: MTWPPLVPMRDENMAVSVSQADVHMHQKEDGDEVEQRASRSDSGSGEDSLDGLLRRACPLTPSMSPRKRTTSQSKTEPPLLRTNKRTIYTAGRPPWYNVTGTTFKEAFVIGLCGGSASGKTTVANKIIEALDVPWVVLLSMDSFYKVLSKEEQELAARNEYNFDHPDAFDFELLITVLRKLKKGKSIKVPVYDFTTHSRRKEWKTVYGANVVIFEGILAFANKELLKLLDMKVFVDTDSDIRLVRRLKRDISDRGRDITGVIKQYNKFVKPAFEQYIEPTVQVADIVVPRGGENFVALELIVQHVHSQLEKREITVRSALASAHQGQPLPKTLSVMESTPQVRGMHTIIRNRETNRDEFIFYSKRLMRLLIEHALSFLPLKPVSVETPQGTIYEGKRLSGKRITGVSILRAGETMEQALMAVCKDIRLGKILIQTNHDTGEPELHYLRLPKDISEDYVILMDSTVSTGAAALMAIRVLLDHDVEEDKIFLLSLLMAEMGVHSVAYAFPKVRIITTAVDKKVNDEFHIIPGIGNFGDRYFGTDAPSDWYESEEGMDY; the protein is encoded by the exons ATGACGTGGCCCCCACTTGTGCCCATGCGAGATGAAAACATGGCAGTGTCAGTGAGCCAGGCTGATGTCCACATGCACCAGAAGGAAGATGGAGACGAGGTGGAGCAGCGTGCTTCCAGATCAGACAG TGGCAGCGGTGAGGATTCTCTTGATGGCCTTTTGAGGCGCGCATGCCCTTTGACCCCATCAATGTCTCCACGAAAGAGGACCACAAGTCAGAGTAAAACAGAGCCACCTCTCCTAAGGACCAACAAAAGGACAATCTACACAGCGGGACGTCCACCCTGGTACAACGTCACAGGGACCACCTTTAAAGAGGCTTTTGTTATAG GTCTGTGTGGTGGCAGCGCCTCCGGGAAAACCACAGTGGCCAATAAGATCATTGAGGCTCTGGATGTTCCGTGGGTCGTCCTGCTGTCGATGGACTCTTTCTACAAG GTATTGAGCAAAGAGGAGCAGGAGCTCGCAGCCAGGAATGAGTACAACTTTGATCATCCAGATGCTTTTGACTTTGAGTTGCTTATAACAGTCCTGAGGAAACTGAAGAAGGGCAAAAGCATCAAAGTGCCTGTCTATGACTTCACCACACACTCCCGTCGCAAAGAatgg AAAACTGTCTATGGGGCCAATGTTGTAATATTTGAGGGAATCTTGGCGTTTGCAAATAAGGAACTTCTGAAG CTGTTGGACATGAAAGTGTTTGTGGACACTGACTCAGACATTCGGCTTGTCAGGCGACTGAAAAGGGATATTTCAGACCGAGGTCGTGACATTACAGGTGTTATCAAGCAGTACAACAAGTTTGTGAAACCTGCGTTTGAGCAATACATCGAGCCCACGGTCCAGGTCGCAGATATTGTGGTTCCAAGAG GTGGAGAAAACTTTGTAGCTCTGGAGTTGATTGTGCAGCATGTCCATAGTCAGCTTGAAAAG CGTGAAATCACAGTGAG ATCTGCCTTGGCTTCAGCACATCAGGGTCAGCCTTTACCCAAGACCCTCAGCGTGATGGAGAGCACACCACAGGTGCGAGGAATGCACACCATCATCAG GAACAGGGAGACTAACCGAGATGAGTTTATTTTCTACTCGAAGAGATTGATGAGGCTCCTCATTGAGCACGCCCTCTCCTTCTTACCACTGAAG CCAGTGTCTGTTGAAACGCCCCAAGGGACAATATACGAGGGGAAAAGACTCAGTGGGAAAAGG atcacTGGAGTGTCCATTCTGCGTGCAGGGGAGACAATGGAGCAGGCCTTGATGGCAGTGTGTAAAGACATTCGACTGGGAAAAATTCTTATCCAGACCAACCATGACACTGGGGAGCCGGAG CTCCACTACCTGCGCTTGCCGAAGGACATCAGTGAGGACTACGTGATTCTGATGGACAGCACCGTGTCCACAGGGGCAGCTGCTCTCATGGCTATTCGAGTTTTACTT GACCATGATGTCGAGGAGGATAAGATCTTCCTGCTGTCCCTGCTGATGGCTGAGATGGGCGTTCACTCCGTAGCCTACGCCTTTCCCAAGGTGCGCATCATCACCACCGCCGTGGACAAGAAGGTCAACGATGAGTTTCACATCATCCCAGGCATTG GAAACTTCGGGGACCGTTATTTTGGAACAGATGCTCCTTCAGACTGGTACGAAAGTGAAGAAGGGATGGACTACTGA